One window of the Archangium primigenium genome contains the following:
- a CDS encoding ribonucleoside-diphosphate reductase subunit alpha, giving the protein MLTTSPIPSPSSPPPTPTTMRVRKRNGTLEGADLNKIVRAISRCCDGLRQVDAIRVATKTIAGLYDGASTQELDQLSIQTAASLTLEEPEYAKLAARLLATYIDKELSGQEVHSFSQSIAAGHRLGLVNERVAQLVAANARKLNDAIDPSRNRLFEYFGLRTVYDRYLLKNPTTRAVLETPQHFFMRIAVALGESVAEALELYRRFSLLEYVPSSPTLFNSGTLHEQLSSCFLLDSPQDDLSAIYKSYTDVAMLSKFSGGIGLAYHRVRSRGSLITSTNGHSNGIVPWLKTLDASVAAVNQGGKRKGACCVYLETWHADLEEFLELRENTGDEARRTHNLNLANWVPDLFMKRVESDGPWSLFDPKAVPHLTDLYGAAFEQAYVQAEAQGLALKTLKAREVYARMMRTLAQTGNGWMTFKDKSNLACNQTALPGRVVHLSNLCTEILEVTSQEETAVCNLGSINLARHTTIDDAGRVVFDWEKLGHTVRTAVRQLDRVIDLNYYPIPTAQGSNLRWRPVGLGIMGLQDVFFQMRLPFDAPEARALSRRVSEEIYFHALSISADLAAEHGAHPAFAETRAARGELQFDAWGVTPEDTARWEALRTRIKDGGLRNSLLIAIAPTATIASIAGCYECIEPQVSNLFKRETLSGDFLQVNRYLVEELKTLGLWNEDMRTRIKLAEGSIQNIPEIPAHLRAVYRTAWELPMRSLVDMAADRGAFIDQSQSLNLFMEAPNIGQLSSMYMYAWKKGLKTTYYLRSRPATRIAKTTVETPREQKPASNTATEEQAIACSLENPESCEACQ; this is encoded by the coding sequence ATGTTGACCACGAGCCCCATTCCGTCCCCCTCGTCCCCGCCCCCCACGCCCACCACCATGCGGGTGCGCAAGCGCAACGGGACGCTCGAGGGCGCCGACCTGAACAAGATCGTCCGCGCCATCAGCCGCTGCTGCGATGGCCTGAGACAGGTGGACGCCATCCGCGTGGCCACCAAGACGATCGCCGGGCTCTACGATGGCGCGTCCACCCAGGAGCTCGACCAGCTGTCCATCCAGACGGCCGCCTCGCTCACGCTGGAGGAGCCCGAGTACGCGAAGCTCGCCGCGCGCCTGCTCGCGACCTACATCGACAAGGAGCTGTCCGGGCAGGAGGTGCACTCCTTCTCGCAGTCCATCGCCGCCGGGCACCGCCTGGGCCTGGTCAACGAGCGCGTGGCGCAGCTCGTGGCGGCCAACGCGCGCAAGCTCAACGACGCCATCGATCCCTCGCGCAACCGGCTCTTCGAGTACTTCGGCCTGCGCACCGTGTACGACCGCTACCTGCTCAAGAACCCCACCACGCGCGCGGTGCTGGAGACGCCCCAGCACTTCTTCATGCGCATCGCCGTGGCGCTGGGCGAGTCGGTGGCCGAGGCGCTGGAGCTCTACCGGCGCTTCTCGCTGCTCGAGTACGTGCCCAGCTCCCCCACCCTGTTCAACTCGGGCACCCTGCACGAGCAGCTCTCCTCGTGCTTCCTGCTCGACTCGCCCCAGGATGACCTGAGCGCCATCTACAAGAGCTACACCGACGTGGCCATGCTCTCGAAGTTCTCGGGCGGCATCGGGCTCGCGTACCACCGGGTGCGCTCGCGCGGCTCGCTCATCACCAGCACCAACGGCCACAGCAACGGCATCGTGCCGTGGCTCAAGACGCTGGATGCGTCCGTGGCGGCGGTGAACCAGGGCGGCAAGCGCAAGGGCGCGTGCTGCGTGTACCTGGAGACGTGGCACGCGGACCTGGAGGAGTTCCTCGAGCTGCGCGAGAACACGGGCGACGAGGCGCGCCGCACCCACAACCTGAACCTGGCCAACTGGGTGCCGGACCTCTTCATGAAGCGCGTGGAGTCCGACGGCCCCTGGTCCCTGTTCGACCCCAAGGCCGTGCCCCACCTGACGGACCTGTACGGCGCCGCGTTCGAGCAGGCCTACGTGCAGGCCGAGGCCCAGGGCCTGGCGCTCAAGACGCTCAAGGCGCGCGAGGTCTACGCGCGCATGATGCGCACGCTCGCCCAGACCGGAAACGGCTGGATGACGTTCAAGGACAAGTCCAACCTGGCCTGCAACCAGACCGCGCTGCCCGGCCGCGTCGTGCACCTGTCCAACCTGTGCACGGAGATCCTCGAGGTGACGAGCCAAGAGGAGACGGCCGTCTGCAACCTGGGCTCCATCAACCTGGCGCGCCACACGACGATCGACGACGCGGGCCGGGTGGTGTTCGACTGGGAGAAGCTCGGCCACACGGTGCGCACCGCCGTGCGCCAGCTCGACCGGGTCATCGACCTGAACTACTACCCCATCCCCACCGCCCAGGGCTCCAACCTGCGCTGGCGCCCGGTGGGCCTGGGCATCATGGGCCTGCAGGATGTCTTCTTCCAGATGCGCCTGCCCTTCGACGCCCCCGAGGCCCGCGCCCTGTCGCGCCGGGTGTCCGAGGAGATCTACTTCCACGCGCTGAGCATCTCGGCGGACCTCGCGGCCGAGCACGGCGCCCACCCGGCCTTCGCCGAGACGCGCGCGGCCCGGGGCGAATTGCAGTTCGACGCCTGGGGCGTGACGCCCGAGGACACCGCCCGCTGGGAGGCCCTGCGCACGCGCATCAAGGACGGCGGCCTGCGCAACTCCCTGCTCATCGCCATCGCGCCCACGGCCACCATCGCGTCCATCGCGGGCTGCTACGAGTGCATCGAGCCCCAGGTGTCCAACCTCTTCAAGCGCGAGACGCTCTCGGGGGACTTCCTCCAGGTCAACCGCTACCTCGTCGAGGAGCTCAAGACGCTGGGGCTGTGGAACGAGGACATGCGCACGCGCATCAAGCTGGCCGAGGGCTCCATCCAGAACATCCCGGAGATCCCCGCCCACCTGCGCGCCGTGTACCGCACCGCGTGGGAGCTGCCCATGCGCTCGCTCGTGGACATGGCCGCCGACCGCGGCGCCTTCATCGACCAGAGCCAGTCGCTCAACCTGTTCATGGAGGCGCCCAACATCGGCCAGCTCAGCTCCATGTACATGTACGCCTGGAAGAAGGGCCTGAAGACCACCTACTACCTGCGCTCGCGTCCCGCCACGCGCATCGCCAAGACCACGGTGGAGACGCCCCGCGAGCAGAAGCCCGCTTCCAACACCGCCACCGAGGAGCAGGCCATCGCGTGCTCCCTGGAAAACCCCGAGAGCTGCGAGGCCTGCCAGTGA
- a CDS encoding ribonucleotide-diphosphate reductase subunit beta, with product MSLKPSRPSQASPKTGGRLLDPGLNLTLRPMQYPAFFEMYRNAIKNTWTVEEVDFSTDVGDLRAKMSPADRHLIQRLVAFFATGDSIVSNNLVLNLYKHVNSPEARMYLSRQLYEEALHVQFYLTLLDTYVPDPAERAKAFAAIDNIPSIQQKAAFCFKWMDSVHQLDRLETREQRRTFLLNLICFAACIEGLFFFAAFAYVYFLRSRGLLHGLAAGTNWVFRDESAHMAFAFDVVKTVRREEPGLFDAQMEREVVSMMEEAVECELRFAEDLLQGGVAGLSVKEMRQYLEFVADQRLVMLELPKRYGSKNPFNFMDLQDVQELANFFERRVSAYQVGVEGEVTFDASF from the coding sequence ATGTCCCTCAAGCCCTCGCGGCCCTCGCAGGCCTCGCCCAAGACGGGCGGGCGCCTGCTGGACCCGGGGCTCAACCTCACGCTGCGCCCCATGCAGTACCCGGCGTTCTTCGAGATGTACCGCAACGCCATCAAGAACACGTGGACCGTGGAGGAGGTCGACTTCTCCACGGACGTGGGCGACCTGCGCGCGAAGATGTCACCCGCGGACCGGCACCTCATCCAGCGGTTGGTGGCGTTCTTCGCCACGGGCGACTCCATCGTGTCCAACAACCTCGTGCTCAACCTGTACAAGCACGTGAACTCGCCCGAGGCCCGGATGTACCTGTCGCGCCAGCTGTACGAGGAGGCGCTGCACGTGCAGTTCTACCTCACGCTGCTGGACACCTACGTGCCGGACCCCGCCGAGCGCGCCAAGGCGTTCGCCGCCATCGACAACATCCCGAGCATCCAGCAGAAGGCCGCCTTCTGCTTCAAGTGGATGGACTCGGTGCACCAGCTCGACCGGCTGGAGACGCGCGAGCAGCGGCGCACCTTCCTGCTCAACCTCATCTGCTTCGCCGCGTGCATCGAGGGCCTGTTCTTCTTCGCCGCCTTCGCCTACGTGTACTTCCTGCGCTCGCGCGGGCTGCTCCACGGACTGGCCGCGGGCACCAACTGGGTGTTCCGCGACGAGAGCGCCCACATGGCCTTCGCCTTCGACGTGGTCAAGACGGTGCGGCGCGAGGAGCCGGGCCTCTTCGACGCCCAGATGGAGCGCGAAGTCGTCTCCATGATGGAGGAGGCGGTGGAGTGCGAGCTGCGCTTCGCCGAGGACCTGCTCCAGGGCGGCGTCGCCGGCCTGTCCGTGAAGGAGATGCGCCAGTACCTGGAGTTCGTGGCGGACCAGCGGCTGGTCATGCTGGAGCTGCCCAAGCGCTACGGGTCCAAGAACCCCTTCAACTTCATGGACCTGCAGGACGTGCAGGAGCTGGCCAACTTCTTCGAGCGCCGCGTGTCGGCCTACCAGGTGGGCGTCGAGGGCGAGGTCACCTTCGATGCCTCGTTCTGA
- a CDS encoding acyl-CoA thioesterase, whose protein sequence is MPRSEPPAEPAQKMEPGRVTEARLIEMVFPEQTNHYGTLFGGQALALMDKAAFVVASRYARRNVVTASSEKVDFHVPVRQGQLVELHPRVVATGRTSMTVEVDLFAEDLLTGDRQLGTRGRFVFVALDAHGRPTAVPPLPTSTDATGG, encoded by the coding sequence ATGCCTCGTTCTGAGCCGCCCGCCGAGCCGGCTCAGAAGATGGAGCCGGGCCGCGTCACCGAGGCCCGGCTCATCGAGATGGTGTTCCCCGAGCAGACGAACCACTACGGGACGCTGTTCGGCGGACAGGCGCTCGCGCTGATGGACAAGGCGGCCTTCGTGGTCGCCTCGCGGTATGCCCGGCGCAACGTGGTGACGGCGAGCAGCGAGAAGGTGGACTTCCACGTGCCGGTGCGTCAGGGCCAGCTCGTGGAGTTGCACCCGCGCGTGGTCGCCACGGGCCGCACCTCCATGACGGTGGAGGTGGACCTGTTCGCGGAGGACCTGCTCACCGGGGACCGGCAGCTCGGCACCCGGGGACGGTTCGTCTTCGTGGCGCTGGACGCGCACGGCCGCCCCACCGCCGTGCCGCCCCTGCCCACCTCGACCGATGCCACGGGCGGCTGA